From the Nodularia sp. NIES-3585 genome, one window contains:
- the mnmA gene encoding tRNA 2-thiouridine(34) synthase MnmA, whose translation MKKVVVGLSGGVDSSTAAAILHHQGYEVIGLTLWLMKGKGQCCSEGMIDAADICEQLGVPHEVVDIREVFQTQIVDFLVTGYSSGITPLPCSQCNKTVKFGPMVQYAREKLDCDRIATGHYAQINYDEATGRYQLLRAVDRNKDQSYFLYDLSQELLGATVFPLGKLEKADTRRIAAEYGLTTANKPESQDLCLVESNGSMRAFLDKYLAPKPGDIVDVAGKVLGQHDGVHHYTIGQRKGLGIAAAEPLYVIELDAVNNKVVVGDRTKVTQPECTVNQVNWVSMAEPSTPIRAEVQIRYRSTPTPVTVIPLENFRVRLVFDEPQVSITPGQAAVWYDGDKVLGGGIIEQFS comes from the coding sequence GTTTGACCCTTTGGCTAATGAAAGGTAAGGGTCAATGTTGCTCTGAAGGAATGATCGACGCGGCTGATATCTGTGAACAGTTGGGGGTTCCCCATGAGGTTGTGGATATTCGGGAGGTGTTTCAAACTCAGATTGTCGATTTTCTGGTGACTGGTTACAGTTCTGGAATTACACCTCTGCCTTGTTCTCAGTGTAATAAAACGGTGAAGTTTGGGCCAATGGTGCAGTATGCTCGTGAAAAGTTAGACTGCGATCGCATTGCTACTGGTCACTATGCTCAAATTAACTATGATGAAGCTACTGGGCGTTACCAGTTATTAAGGGCTGTTGACCGTAACAAAGACCAGTCTTATTTTCTGTATGATTTGTCTCAAGAGTTACTAGGTGCAACAGTATTTCCTCTAGGAAAACTGGAAAAAGCCGACACCCGCCGTATTGCTGCTGAATACGGGTTAACCACTGCGAATAAGCCTGAAAGTCAAGATTTGTGTTTAGTGGAAAGCAACGGTTCTATGCGGGCATTTCTGGATAAATATCTTGCACCCAAACCAGGGGATATTGTGGATGTCGCTGGGAAAGTTTTGGGACAGCATGATGGTGTCCATCATTACACAATTGGACAGCGTAAAGGTTTGGGAATTGCGGCGGCTGAACCTCTGTATGTGATTGAATTAGATGCAGTCAATAATAAAGTGGTAGTAGGCGATCGCACCAAAGTAACTCAACCAGAATGCACAGTCAATCAAGTAAATTGGGTTTCTATGGCTGAACCATCCACACCAATTCGGGCCGAAGTGCAAATTCGTTATCGTTCTACCCCCACACCAGTCACAGTGATTCCTCTGGAAAATTTCCGTGTACGTTTGGTGTTTGATGAACCCCAAGTCAGCATCACCCCTGGACAAGCTGCTGTCTGGTACGACGGCGATAAAGTCTTGGGTGGCGGGATTATTGAACAATTTAGTTGA
- the tnpA gene encoding IS200/IS605 family transposase, whose amino-acid sequence MKTTLEYRTGNHSKGNAVVHLVWIPKRRKKVLVGEIAKRLRQIINELAQEKDWDILALEVAPDHVHIFVEHHPDIAINQVVKAFKGRSSYILRKEFPQLLKLPSLWTNSYFYSTAGQVSAEVIKRYIEDPHHG is encoded by the coding sequence ATGAAGACTACTTTAGAGTACAGAACTGGCAACCACTCAAAAGGTAATGCAGTAGTCCATCTAGTCTGGATTCCCAAGCGCCGCAAAAAGGTCTTAGTTGGGGAGATAGCTAAACGCCTTCGACAAATAATTAATGAGTTAGCACAGGAAAAAGACTGGGACATATTGGCTTTAGAAGTTGCACCTGACCATGTGCATATATTTGTAGAGCATCATCCAGATATAGCGATTAATCAAGTAGTTAAAGCATTTAAAGGACGTTCGTCTTATATATTGCGAAAAGAGTTTCCCCAGCTACTAAAACTGCCTAGCTTATGGACTAACAGTTATTTTTATTCAACTGCTGGGCAGGTTTCGGCTGAAGTAATCAAGAGGTATATTGAAGACCCTCACCACGGTTAA
- a CDS encoding RNA-guided endonuclease TnpB family protein has protein sequence MYGCQQVLINPDKDLKALLEYVCIEANKLINCGIYYSRQYYFRTGKFPSQADLHKQIGTVQKNKHYQALYSDTAQQILTGVAESFKSFTSLLKGVKKGTVTQKPRLPNYRTPGGLALATFTGRSLKLKDGMIRFPLGSLVKAWFGIDSFYLPMPANLDFKSIREVRILPRNRCFYAEFVYQQNIKVIELDKSKVLGIDHGLNNWLTCVSNIGTSFIVDGLHLKSLNQWHNKSVAKIKENKPQGFWSNRLAAITEKRNRQIRDAVNKAARIVINYCIDNKIGSIVFGWNTGQKDGADMGKKNNQKFVQIPTARLKNRIEQLCEQSGIDFIETEESYTSKASFLDSDELPTFGEKPEGWKSSGIRTERGLFKTATGIKINADCNGAANIVRKVAMMAKFDLAGISRGCLSQPKKVLLWTLQKSPCLQTGEA, from the coding sequence GTGTACGGTTGTCAGCAAGTTTTAATTAATCCTGATAAAGATTTGAAGGCTTTGCTTGAATATGTTTGTATAGAAGCAAATAAGTTAATCAATTGTGGTATTTATTACAGCCGTCAATACTATTTCAGGACTGGTAAATTCCCCAGTCAAGCTGATTTACACAAACAGATAGGAACTGTTCAAAAGAATAAGCACTATCAAGCTTTATATTCAGACACAGCACAACAGATATTAACTGGTGTTGCAGAATCTTTTAAGTCTTTTACTAGTCTATTGAAGGGTGTAAAAAAGGGTACTGTTACCCAAAAACCTAGATTACCCAATTACAGAACACCAGGGGGTTTGGCACTAGCTACGTTTACCGGACGCTCTCTTAAATTGAAAGATGGGATGATTAGATTCCCGTTAGGCAGTCTGGTAAAAGCTTGGTTTGGCATTGATAGCTTTTATCTCCCAATGCCTGCAAATCTAGATTTTAAGTCAATTCGAGAGGTAAGAATTTTACCAAGAAATAGATGCTTTTATGCGGAATTTGTTTATCAACAAAACATAAAAGTTATTGAGCTTGATAAATCAAAAGTGCTAGGAATTGACCACGGCTTAAATAATTGGCTAACTTGTGTTTCTAACATCGGAACATCCTTCATTGTTGATGGTTTACACTTAAAAAGTCTAAACCAATGGCATAACAAATCAGTTGCCAAAATTAAAGAGAATAAGCCGCAAGGCTTTTGGTCTAACAGACTGGCAGCAATTACGGAGAAACGCAACCGTCAAATACGTGATGCAGTTAACAAAGCTGCAAGGATTGTAATCAACTATTGTATTGATAATAAAATAGGTTCCATCGTTTTCGGCTGGAATACTGGTCAGAAAGATGGTGCTGACATGGGTAAGAAGAACAATCAAAAGTTTGTTCAAATCCCAACTGCAAGACTCAAAAACCGTATTGAACAACTTTGTGAACAATCCGGAATAGATTTTATTGAAACAGAAGAAAGCTATACTTCTAAAGCTAGTTTTCTAGACAGCGATGAGCTACCTACATTTGGTGAAAAACCCGAAGGGTGGAAAAGTAGCGGTATTAGAACTGAGCGCGGTTTGTTCAAAACAGCAACCGGAATCAAGATAAATGCTGATTGTAACGGTGCTGCAAATATCGTTCGTAAAGTAGCGATGATGGCTAAATTTGATTTAGCTGGAATCAGTAGAGGTTGTTTAAGTCAGCCTAAGAAAGTTCTTTTATGGACTCTTCAGAAATCCCCGTGTCTTCAGACCGGGGAAGCTTAA
- a CDS encoding Uma2 family endonuclease — translation MTAVSPVVKPVSQLRLAPGSTVTIQDVSWQEFESILGELGEKRSARVAYSQSTLEIMVPLPEHEKPKDLLSDIVKILLKKTGKKYEPFGSTTFKRENIAGVEPDACFYIQNYQRMISRRRLEPDDPPPDLAIEMDVTSKTTLDAYEAIAVPELWIYDNSKLTIYLLENGHYLKSDRSPNFPHIPLTQIIPATVERSWQVGTVQALEEFEKAIIKLPRSEDTGISEESIKELS, via the coding sequence ATGACGGCTGTATCCCCTGTTGTGAAACCTGTTAGCCAATTACGGTTAGCACCTGGTAGTACAGTGACCATCCAGGATGTGAGTTGGCAGGAGTTTGAGTCCATTTTAGGCGAGTTGGGCGAAAAGCGATCAGCACGAGTTGCTTATAGTCAGTCAACGTTAGAAATCATGGTTCCCCTACCTGAACACGAAAAGCCAAAGGATTTACTTTCCGATATTGTCAAAATTTTACTCAAGAAGACTGGGAAAAAATACGAACCCTTTGGTTCAACCACCTTCAAACGGGAAAATATCGCAGGGGTAGAACCAGATGCTTGCTTTTATATTCAGAATTACCAACGTATGATTAGCCGCAGAAGATTGGAACCAGATGATCCTCCTCCCGATTTAGCCATTGAGATGGATGTCACTTCTAAAACAACCCTCGATGCTTATGAAGCGATCGCGGTTCCTGAGTTATGGATTTACGATAATAGTAAGCTGACTATTTATTTACTCGAAAACGGGCATTATCTTAAATCTGATCGTAGTCCTAATTTTCCCCATATCCCTTTAACGCAAATTATACCTGCTACAGTGGAAAGGTCTTGGCAAGTGGGAACTGTGCAAGCTTTAGAAGAGTTTGAAAAAGCGATTATTAAGCTTCCCCGGTCTGAAGACACGGGGATTTCTGAAGAGTCCATAAAAGAACTTTCTTAG
- the sat gene encoding sulfate adenylyltransferase, protein MTQHPDAIAPHGGQLVNRIATSEQKAEFLSKADFLPRVQLDARAVSDLEMIAIGGFSPLTGFMNQSDYTRVVKEMRLGNGLAWSIPITLSVTEEIASPLQEGSLIRLDNLNGEFIGVLQLSEKYLYDKTQEAINVYRTDDAKHPGVQVVYNQGSVNLAGDIWLLQRDPHGQFPAYQIDPAASRQMFRDKGWKTIVGFQTRNPIHRAHEYIQKCALEIVDGLFLHPLVGATKEDDIPADVRMRCYEILLEHHYPQDRVILAINPAAMRYAGPREAIFHALVRKNYGCTHFIVGRDHAGVGDYYGTYDAQYIFEEFEPGELGIVPMKFEHAFYCTRTKQMATTKTSPSKPEERVHLSGTKVREMLRRGELPPPEFSRPEVAAELARAMKAQASA, encoded by the coding sequence TTGACTCAACATCCAGATGCCATTGCACCCCACGGTGGACAATTGGTTAACCGTATAGCTACATCCGAACAAAAGGCAGAATTTCTCTCAAAAGCCGATTTTTTACCACGAGTCCAACTGGATGCGCGGGCGGTTTCTGATTTAGAAATGATTGCTATCGGCGGTTTTAGTCCACTCACGGGTTTTATGAACCAGTCAGACTATACCCGCGTTGTCAAAGAAATGCGGCTAGGGAATGGACTGGCATGGTCAATACCAATTACACTGTCAGTTACAGAAGAAATAGCATCCCCACTCCAGGAAGGCAGCCTCATCCGTCTGGATAACCTCAATGGTGAATTTATTGGAGTTTTGCAACTGTCAGAAAAGTATCTCTACGATAAAACCCAAGAAGCTATTAATGTTTATCGCACTGATGACGCTAAACATCCAGGTGTACAGGTAGTCTACAATCAGGGTTCTGTAAATCTTGCAGGTGATATTTGGCTATTACAACGCGATCCCCATGGACAATTTCCCGCTTACCAAATCGATCCCGCAGCTTCACGGCAGATGTTTAGGGACAAAGGTTGGAAAACTATCGTCGGTTTTCAAACTCGTAACCCCATCCATCGCGCCCACGAATATATCCAAAAATGTGCTTTAGAAATTGTAGATGGTTTATTTTTACATCCGTTGGTTGGGGCCACAAAAGAAGATGATATTCCCGCTGATGTGCGAATGCGCTGCTATGAAATTTTGCTAGAACATCACTATCCCCAAGACCGAGTAATTTTGGCAATTAATCCGGCTGCCATGCGTTATGCTGGGCCACGAGAGGCTATCTTCCATGCCTTAGTCAGAAAAAACTATGGTTGTACTCACTTTATTGTGGGACGAGATCATGCTGGTGTGGGTGATTATTACGGCACTTATGATGCTCAATACATCTTTGAAGAGTTTGAACCTGGTGAATTGGGCATCGTGCCAATGAAGTTTGAACACGCTTTCTACTGCACACGCACCAAACAAATGGCTACAACTAAGACTAGCCCCAGCAAGCCAGAAGAACGCGTTCACCTGTCAGGAACTAAAGTCAGAGAAATGCTCCGTCGGGGTGAATTGCCACCACCAGAATTTTCCCGTCCTGAAGTGGCGGCAGAATTGGCTAGGGCAATGAAAGCACAAGCATCGGCTTAA
- a CDS encoding caspase family protein, which translates to MKRRTFLQRIGSILAVLGVTEAQWLTLCDRYSQALAQPSQRKLALLIGINQYQKSPALGGCLTDVELQKELLIHRFGFLASDILTLTEEQATRKSIQEAFLSHLGQQVKAGDVALFHFSGYGTRIKSGRFIDTVQNALVPANSQDAQKDEIVNYILEETVRLLLRSLPTDRVTAVLDTSYYAPSKVQPTGWRVRVRPESAEAQLTIEELEFLQQLRSQNSNPSNEVVLAATSDTQQLAREILFSGFSAGLFTYALTQYLWETTPATTIQFSLSHVGSYMHKLGSNQQPGLFSDQTKQPGGLTVANLLLPNLKVGAEGVIRVIEDDGRTAQLFLAGLPPQVLENYGANSRFTLLTGEQLILRSRTGLIAKAQISKIKPEIPLQVGQLFQEAVRVLPKSVNLIVGLDTGLERIERVDATSAFAAIDHVSTVVAGEQPADCVFGKLSEAPSRYGLFTPGGKLIPNTSGEPGEAVKLVVQRLMAKLPTLLAAKLWRLTENEGSSQLPVKATLEIINNLSPRVVMQRETTRTLSLEQLQNKSLLTALSNPTVPIGSRMQYRLQNQSDRPIYLMLLGLKNNRNAIAFYPWQSPEETSFINSKPLFQQVIIAPDETLLLPKNVTASEWMIPGPAYECEHQMVLSTAPFRETLGYLEKSKYPITDQRPFGALLKPLEIAQALLQDLHNASAVKSDTTSTSTDSYVLDVKNWASFNFDFQVA; encoded by the coding sequence ATGAAGCGTCGGACTTTTTTACAACGGATTGGTTCCATACTCGCGGTATTGGGTGTGACTGAAGCGCAGTGGTTGACTTTATGCGATCGCTACTCTCAAGCTTTGGCACAGCCTAGTCAACGTAAATTAGCATTATTGATTGGCATTAATCAATACCAAAAAAGTCCTGCATTGGGTGGTTGTCTCACCGATGTAGAACTGCAAAAAGAACTGTTAATTCATCGTTTTGGCTTCCTCGCCTCAGATATCCTGACTTTAACCGAAGAACAAGCTACCAGGAAATCTATTCAAGAGGCTTTTTTATCACACCTGGGACAGCAAGTTAAAGCTGGTGATGTGGCATTATTCCACTTCAGTGGCTATGGTACGCGCATCAAATCGGGAAGATTTATCGATACGGTGCAAAATGCTTTAGTTCCAGCTAATTCGCAAGATGCACAAAAAGATGAAATAGTCAACTACATTTTAGAAGAAACAGTACGGCTATTGTTGCGATCGCTCCCCACAGACAGGGTAACAGCTGTATTAGATACGAGCTATTATGCTCCTAGCAAAGTTCAGCCCACTGGTTGGCGTGTTCGCGTCCGCCCAGAATCAGCAGAGGCACAACTCACAATAGAGGAACTTGAGTTTTTACAACAACTCAGAAGTCAAAACTCTAACCCCAGCAATGAAGTTGTCTTAGCTGCGACCTCTGACACTCAACAGTTGGCTAGGGAAATATTATTTTCTGGATTTAGTGCGGGTTTATTTACTTACGCCTTGACGCAATACTTGTGGGAAACTACACCAGCAACAACAATTCAATTCAGTCTTTCCCATGTGGGAAGCTATATGCATAAGCTGGGGAGCAATCAGCAGCCAGGATTGTTTAGTGACCAGACAAAACAACCCGGAGGGTTAACTGTTGCCAATTTACTCCTGCCAAATCTCAAAGTTGGGGCTGAAGGGGTGATTAGAGTTATTGAAGATGATGGTAGAACAGCCCAACTATTTTTAGCTGGATTACCTCCACAAGTATTAGAAAACTATGGAGCTAATTCTCGATTTACTTTATTAACAGGAGAGCAGTTAATATTGCGATCGCGCACTGGCTTAATTGCAAAAGCCCAAATTTCTAAAATTAAACCAGAAATTCCCCTACAAGTGGGGCAACTATTCCAAGAAGCAGTACGGGTATTACCGAAGAGTGTGAATTTAATAGTTGGTTTAGATACTGGATTGGAAAGGATTGAGCGCGTAGATGCGACAAGTGCTTTCGCTGCCATTGACCATGTTTCTACTGTTGTCGCTGGAGAACAACCAGCCGATTGTGTGTTTGGTAAACTATCAGAAGCGCCCAGTCGCTATGGTTTATTTACTCCCGGAGGCAAACTCATTCCCAACACATCTGGGGAACCAGGGGAAGCTGTGAAATTAGTTGTGCAAAGGTTAATGGCGAAATTACCAACTTTGTTAGCAGCAAAGTTATGGCGACTCACAGAAAATGAAGGTTCTTCCCAGTTACCAGTTAAAGCCACTCTGGAGATCATTAATAACTTGTCGCCTCGCGTCGTCATGCAACGCGAAACCACACGAACTCTGAGCTTAGAACAACTGCAAAACAAATCACTGCTCACAGCCCTCAGTAATCCTACTGTGCCTATTGGTAGTCGAATGCAGTACAGATTGCAGAATCAGAGCGATCGCCCCATCTATTTAATGTTGCTGGGATTAAAAAACAATCGAAATGCGATCGCCTTTTATCCTTGGCAATCTCCCGAAGAAACTAGCTTTATTAACTCCAAACCCCTCTTCCAACAAGTAATTATTGCCCCAGATGAAACCCTGTTATTACCAAAAAATGTGACTGCTTCGGAATGGATGATCCCAGGGCCAGCTTATGAATGCGAACACCAAATGGTTCTGAGTACCGCCCCCTTTAGGGAAACACTCGGATATCTAGAAAAATCCAAGTATCCGATCACAGACCAAAGACCCTTCGGAGCATTATTGAAACCTTTAGAAATTGCCCAAGCATTGTTGCAAGATTTGCATAATGCCAGTGCAGTCAAATCAGACACGACCAGTACATCCACTGACTCTTATGTATTAGATGTCAAAAATTGGGCTAGTTTCAACTTTGATTTTCAAGTAGCGTAA
- a CDS encoding COG4280 domain-containing protein: MINWSIFLAALGSTGIEFLEVVAIAYAIGISGYVREALWGSFVGLIVVLSVALILGNALQFLPLQPLQILIGVLLLWCGWGWANKSVRRLATGRRAGWMDERILEKEGITLDEKSTGFSKLNFLIMTKSVALEALEIVMIVITLGLATSAWYEAISGTGLALLLSLVVVMFLHQYLLKLPEVLIKLGAGVMLSAMGTFWLGEGMGLEFPFQEYFILILMALYSLTAGISVYWLKNELVT; this comes from the coding sequence ATGATCAATTGGAGTATTTTCTTAGCTGCACTTGGCAGTACAGGGATTGAATTTTTAGAAGTAGTGGCGATCGCCTATGCTATTGGTATATCTGGCTATGTGAGAGAAGCTTTATGGGGTTCCTTCGTTGGCTTAATAGTGGTGTTGTCTGTAGCGCTCATTCTAGGAAATGCGTTACAATTTTTACCCCTGCAACCATTACAAATCCTGATTGGGGTGTTGCTGTTGTGGTGCGGTTGGGGATGGGCTAACAAGTCTGTACGCAGACTAGCAACCGGGAGGCGAGCCGGTTGGATGGATGAGCGTATACTAGAAAAAGAAGGTATCACTTTAGACGAGAAATCAACTGGATTTAGCAAACTCAATTTCTTGATTATGACCAAAAGTGTGGCTCTGGAAGCTTTGGAAATCGTGATGATTGTCATAACTTTGGGTTTAGCAACCAGTGCATGGTATGAGGCGATCTCAGGTACTGGTTTAGCTTTATTATTATCATTAGTTGTGGTAATGTTTCTACATCAATATTTGCTGAAACTGCCAGAAGTGCTAATTAAGCTTGGTGCCGGAGTGATGCTCAGTGCAATGGGGACTTTCTGGTTAGGGGAAGGTATGGGGCTAGAATTTCCCTTTCAAGAATATTTTATCTTGATTTTAATGGCTTTATATAGTCTAACGGCAGGAATTTCCGTGTATTGGCTCAAAAATGAACTCGTGACATGA